From the genome of Helicoverpa zea isolate HzStark_Cry1AcR chromosome 1, ilHelZeax1.1, whole genome shotgun sequence, one region includes:
- the LOC124630205 gene encoding EF-hand calcium-binding domain-containing protein 1: MSLRGAIYCAMAAENKQISMAASAIALRGVRIFLTAGRHVAGQQNQAAAPVPRPKPKAKKAVIGGKPPQKVFDLLLKTTRFNKAEIEALYTMYRRLVMSAQAAAPATAIGHSPKIDGIDQSTFRDVMHNTFDLVTEENILERMWITWERGAAGGEGSLRFEAWVKGLSVLLRGNTEERIGYCFKVYDLNNDGFITREEMFLLLRNSLLKQPGDEDPDEGVRELVELVLKKLDVDKDGTVSLDDYRLAVEQEPLLLEAFGQCLPTKRHTTTFLKTLTNKT; the protein is encoded by the exons ATGAGCTTAAGGGGAGCAATATATTGC GCAATGGCAgcagaaaacaaacaaatcagcaTGGCGGCCAGTGCTATAGCTCTCCGAGGAGTTCGCATATTCCTCACCGCTGGCAGACATGTTGCTGGCCAGCAGAATCAGGCAGCTGCACCGGTTCCCAGGCCTAAGCCGAAGGCGAAGAAAGCGGTGATAGGAGGCAAGCCACCGCAGAAGGTGTTTGATTTGCTCCTCAAGACTACGAGGTTTAATAA GGCCGAGATAGAAGCCTTGTACACGATGTATCGTCGGTTGGTGATGAGCGCGCAAGCTGCAGCGCCGGCCACTGCCATTGGACATTCTCCTAAAATTGAT GGCATAGACCAAAGCACCTTCAGAGACGTGATGCACAACACCTTCGATCTGGTAACAGAGGAGAACATTCTAGAACGAATGTGGATAACCTGGGAGCGAGGCGCGGCGGGAGGGGAGGGGTCCTTGAGATTCGAGGCCTGGGTCAAAGGCCTTAGTGTCCTGTTGAGAGGAAACACGGAAGAAAGAATTGGGTATTGTTTCAAGGTGTACGATCTGAATAATGATGGATTTATTACGAGGGAGGAGATGTTTTTGTTATTGAG GAACTCCTTACTGAAGCAGCCTGGTGACGAGGATCCTGATGAAGGAGTAAGAGAACTGGTGGAGTTGGTGCTCAAGAAGTTGGATGTTGATAAAGATGGAACCGTGTCGCTTGATGATTATAG gctAGCGGTAGAACAAGAGCCCCTACTATTGGAAGCGTTCGGCCAGTGTCTGCCTACCAAGAGACATACCACTACCTTCCTCAAGACCTTGACCAACAAGACATAA